The following are encoded in a window of Bacillus sp. SORGH_AS_0510 genomic DNA:
- a CDS encoding VOC family protein, giving the protein MIPQRVSLITIGAFDLPALRSFYQKLGWEETSISSDNYAVFKTAGVLLSLFPIAELAKDANIEITHSTQSFRGVTFAINVDEPGQVDSVTKEIRKAGGKIVREPSDAFWGGRTAYFADPENNLWEVAWNPTSVFDERGAMISF; this is encoded by the coding sequence ATGATTCCGCAAAGAGTTAGTTTAATTACAATAGGAGCTTTTGATTTACCGGCTCTCCGTTCCTTTTATCAAAAGTTAGGCTGGGAGGAAACTAGTATTAGTTCAGATAACTATGCTGTCTTTAAAACAGCAGGTGTTCTGCTTTCCTTGTTTCCAATTGCGGAGTTGGCAAAGGATGCGAATATTGAAATCACACATTCGACCCAATCCTTTCGAGGGGTGACTTTCGCTATAAACGTGGACGAGCCAGGACAGGTTGATTCGGTTACTAAGGAAATTCGCAAAGCTGGCGGAAAAATCGTTAGAGAGCCTAGTGATGCCTTTTGGGGCGGTCGGACAGCCTATTTTGCCGATCCAGAAAATAATCTTTGGGAAGTGGCTTGGAATCCTACCTCTGTATTCGATGAACGTGGGGCAATGATTTCATTTTAA